Proteins from a single region of Megachile rotundata isolate GNS110a chromosome 7, iyMegRotu1, whole genome shotgun sequence:
- the PIG-F gene encoding phosphatidylinositol glycan anchor biosynthesis class F isoform X2 gives MNMIVGNKLGQRLLLSYCSFTCIYFPGILILLKLNDNLYNVGKYKFIPVLLILLFAEVIKLLFPMFHSESTIIAKTELRTSKTKRTWSRYVKEVFKFILIAFLLSAAYYIVIILFGAPILAQHEETTMLTITLTSLTFIPASLHLGVDSALEIMTGVQSQKD, from the exons ATGAACATGATTGTTGGAAACAAACTGGGCCAAAGACTACTATTGTCATATTGTTCTTTCACTTGCATTTATTTCCCTGGTATTCTGATATTACTCAAATTAAATGACAACTTGTACAATGTGGGGAAATACAAATTCATTCCAGTGTTGTTGATTCTGCTCTTCGCAGAGGTGATAAAACTGTTGTTCCCTATGTTTCATTCTGAATCAACAATTATAGCAAAGACCGAATTAAGGACATCAAAAACCAAAAGGACTTGGTCTAGATATGTGaaggaagttttcaaatttatattaattgcaTTTCTTTTGTCTGCTGCATATTacattgtaattatattatttggtGCACCTATACTGGCACAACACGAAGAAACTACCATGCTTACCATTACATTAACTAGCCTCACATTTATTCCTGCAAGTTTGCACTTAGGAGTAGACAGTGCATTAGAAATTATGACAGGAGTGCAATCACAAAAAG ATTAA
- the PIG-F gene encoding phosphatidylinositol glycan anchor biosynthesis class F isoform X1, translating into MNMIVGNKLGQRLLLSYCSFTCIYFPGILILLKLNDNLYNVGKYKFIPVLLILLFAEVIKLLFPMFHSESTIIAKTELRTSKTKRTWSRYVKEVFKFILIAFLLSAAYYIVIILFGAPILAQHEETTMLTITLTSLTFIPASLHLGVDSALEIMTGVQSQKGNVLVDAMKTNIQATLLGTWLGAFVIPLDWDRPWQVWPIPCVMGALLGYTVAHFITLIKTLPMLRLGKKVHR; encoded by the coding sequence ATGAACATGATTGTTGGAAACAAACTGGGCCAAAGACTACTATTGTCATATTGTTCTTTCACTTGCATTTATTTCCCTGGTATTCTGATATTACTCAAATTAAATGACAACTTGTACAATGTGGGGAAATACAAATTCATTCCAGTGTTGTTGATTCTGCTCTTCGCAGAGGTGATAAAACTGTTGTTCCCTATGTTTCATTCTGAATCAACAATTATAGCAAAGACCGAATTAAGGACATCAAAAACCAAAAGGACTTGGTCTAGATATGTGaaggaagttttcaaatttatattaattgcaTTTCTTTTGTCTGCTGCATATTacattgtaattatattatttggtGCACCTATACTGGCACAACACGAAGAAACTACCATGCTTACCATTACATTAACTAGCCTCACATTTATTCCTGCAAGTTTGCACTTAGGAGTAGACAGTGCATTAGAAATTATGACAGGAGTGCAATCACAAAAAGGTAATGTTCTGGTCGATGCTATGAAAACAAATATTCAGGCAACCCTTTTGGGTACTTGGTTAGGTGCTTTTGTAATTCCATTAGATTGGGATCGACCATGGCAAGTTTGGCCAATTCCTTGTGTAATGGGAGCTCTTCTTGGCTATACAGTTGCAcattttattactcttataaagaCATTACCTATGTTAAGATTAGGTAAAAAAGTTCATAGATAA
- the Ltn1 gene encoding E3 ubiquitin-protein ligase listerin encodes MGKNKQAQRTKNNVRPSNSSRSAELLGTSVPNFVGFSAVKDGGYVPVLPGLSLCSTNEVELSNVDTNFQIVLKKMNKKDATTKCKALQEFATMCKESELSAVEGMLPFWPRLYCALAIDVEHRVREAAQLAHAAVAKRVGKGIAMYLKQVAGAWFTSQHDTYPPAASAATYSFNDTFPSKKVIDAIVHCQSEILTYICDNITVQTAQSLSIQKNLSAEEMETKYQRVLIASLQGYSVFLRKVPINEIEKMIDIHRKIISNNKFWKLVKYDALPVKTAFFNVLTSIIENADILLQDEKKKAVTTIMNNLDETEPALLAAVWECMLVTINKIQDWYCLVSVEKLVLPKLWRVLRSGGQCCASIVYPNLLPFISQFPKLNMDFYNLYTNFFSNMRQGFSVKSVQTSRSEITAIMTSFIECLRYSILLNVNNQDLSNALLKEQLIPVLEMCLKENSPIKSVFFSKITHLVRYWSKNRHNDDYKSYSMLMQEFWSELDKLFNSLISACQHSETFNIIDTNNAQIEFLITLKTAPVHVRKNLKVKFCSSDEDGPTQPQTEIINTENVDAEFFAELNNFVNSLCIKYLNQITKQSEKKYIIYLNKLIICFESEDLFKNLSESLKTQVNFFDFYDQTLRNWLVEPSKETEHIVELIFNFMKYMNDSEKNDILKSLTQFEDITTSRSIIQCALSKKHRNDAVIKKWCSQSKITSLLIDVAKEIASGNYSDLEQNQKLILLAFESSDDGNLLIKEGGLNEIIFILCNSLHNINEECLLDFAKLISCIVPLTWVHKQSIPGAMQILETLFELLSQNYFSNNSSFIDTMREVWKQGLFEAIQKLSSNEFIDLTKKFATYMWRKIYDSNEEHIKEVIVDIAVDFVEIVINNKIYENDEQAKEIILTFLIDDDIITRMTEVTGIIVYGDVLCGKLYVSSLDQKIQIHQESMSIELTSGTVIDNTENCLKWALFNINLLSNLCLISIKKDKEKEADYEKVLIHYVNLPGVTNLLMNILYSIILGQIYSSHYKSTKHYNNVNKVLTTVQDSFKQLQTYINEDTVTDIMNHIRQNCSNYGCMLSYILCFCCNELHLEKEPKELFEDYNVNDIFAKNTETTLQGLQVLSKFQCPEDILVSRDDDVYDLIAARNVFITQEDNSNYLTILEKVISYRKENPSLLLLDCDISHVSWEKLSLPLELIRLLTVLIKKVPSKLTYEHWNFTLISLVMWQLTVTKSKRNADDFKVSALTVAVCQLYRAFQTLINKHEQEDKTDLPPTLLNEWKHVFASDIQSGIIQFWIHYTDLYNEKTVLKHVVLLDQLGRAVKMLNGDVIFKNQSSISLKDSVKLSLKLIQSPVASIQLGAYHVLKHAVPELVRQDKVIVETENFDPHTLNIRKMEDVLQSTQNIVNTILMDFKLCDTVSCTIQPYTDSYTYTVGYLLTWAVILEMCSNAHGDLLYQYAEILKDNFFPSLLNNIFRLMPVEVLQDNKNKGAKLVEIFSTEPSLDFGESWTELRLDHIVCWLYTNSLRYLPVLVRQWWSTADSRVSVAVDKITTHYVSPMLCEEELLNNKLQSIENMQVKVHPTFREVVALYQMDDTKLELNIVLPSNHPLGPVTVEPGQHAGGTANWRNCHMQLSIFLTHQNGSVWDGLVLWKKNLDKKFAGVEECYICFSIFHINTYQIPKLSCHTCRKKFHTACLYKWFSTSQKSTCPICRNIF; translated from the exons ATGGGGAAGAATAAACAAGCGCAACGAACAAAAAATAATGTGAGG CCATCTAACAGTAGCCGAAGTGCAGAGCTCCTTGGTACATCTGTGCCAAATTTTGTTGGTTTCTCAGCTGTAAAGGATGGAGGATATGTACCTGTATTACCAGGCTTATCCCTTTGTAGCACAAATGAGGTTGAATTGAGTAAtgttgatacaaattttcaaatagtattaaagaaaatgaataaaaaggaTGCTACAACAAAGTGCAAG GCTTTGCAAGAGTTTGCTACAATGTGTAAAGAATCAGAATTATCAGCTGTTGAAGGAATGTTACCATTTTGGCCACGGTTGTATTGTGCCTTAGCTATAGATGTGGAGCACAGAGTAAGAGAAGCTGCACAATTAGCTCATGCAGCTGTTGCAAAACGTGTAGGAAAAGGCATAGCAATGTATTTGAAACAAGTAGCAGGAGCTTGGTTTACTTCACAACATGACACATACCCCCCTGCAGCATCAGCTGCTACTTATtcatttaat GACACCTTTCCATCAAAAAAAGTTATCGATGCCATTGTGCATTGCCAAAGTGAGATCTTAACATATATTTGTGATAACATCACTGTACAAACTGCACAATCTTTATCTATACAAAa GAATCTTAGCGCAGAAGAAATGGAAACAAAATATCAAAGGGTGCTGATAGCAAGTTTGCAGGGATACAGTGTCTTCTTAAGGAAAGTTCCTATtaacgaaattgaaaaaatgattgATATTCATAGGAAAATTATAAGTAACaacaaattttggaagttaGTTAAGTATGATGCTCTTCCAGTCAAAACAGCATTCTTTAATGTATTAACATCAATAATTGAGAACGCAGATATATTGTTGCaagatgaaaagaaaaaagcTGTAACAACTATTATGAACAATCTTGATGAAACAGAACCTGCACTGTTAGCTGCTGTATGGGAATGTATGCTTGTcactataaataaaatacag GACTGGTATTGTCTAGTAAGTGTGGAGAAACTAGTATTACCAAAACTGTGGCGTGTTTTAAGAAGTGGAGGGCAATGTTGTGCCAGTATAGTATATCCAAATTTATTACCATTTATTAGTCAATTTCCGAAATTGAATAtggatttttataatttatacacgAATTTCTTCAGTAACATGCGGCAAGG ATTTTCAGTAAAAAGCGTACAAACAAGTCGTTCAGAAATAACTGCGATCATGACATCGTTTATTGAATGTTTACGTTATTCTATTCTTCTAAATGTTAATAATCAAGATTTGAGCAATGCACTTCTCAAAGAACAG CTCATACCAGTTTTAGAGATGTGTTTAAAAGAAAATAGTCCTATAAAATCAGTCTTCTTCTCTAAAATTACTCACTTAGTGCGATATTGGAGTAAAAACCGGCACAATGATGATTACAAATCCTATTCTATGTTGATGCAAGAATTTTGGAGTGAACTTGATAAACTATTCAATTCGCTCATAAGTGCATGTCAGCATTCTGAAACGTTCAATATTATAGACACAAACAATGctcaaattgaatttttaattacactGAAAACTGCACCTGTGCATGtccgtaaaaatttgaaagtaaaattctGTAGTTCTGATGAGGATGGACCAACTCAGCCTCAAACCGAAATTATCAACACTGAAAATGTTGATGCTGAATTTTTTGCCGAGCtcaataatttcgtcaattccCTATGCATAAAATACTTAAATCAAATCACTAAACAGTCTGAGAAAAAATACATcatatatttgaataaattaataatatgctTTGAAAGCGAGgatctttttaaaaatttgtcagagTCTCTCAAAACGCAAGTAAACTTCTTCGATTTTTATGATCAGACTTTGCGAAACTGGTTAGTAGAACCGTCGAAAGAAACTGAACATATAGTagaattgatatttaattttatgaaatatatgaatGATTCAGAGAAAAACGACATTCTGAAGTCATTGACACAG tTTGAAGATATTACAACATCCAGAAGCATCATACAATGTGCGCTTTCCAAAAAGCATAGAAACGATGCAGTAATAAAGAAATGGTGTTCTCAATCAAAAATAACTAGTTTATTAATAGATGTGGCAAAAGAAATTGCTTCGGGCAATTATTCTGATTTAGAGCAAAATCAAAAACTTATTTTGTTAGCCTTTGAATCTTCTGATGATGGCA atttattgaTAAAGGAAGGTGGActtaatgaaattatatttatattatgcaaTTCACTTCATAACATAAACGAAGAATGTTTATtagattttgcaaaattaatatcttgtattgtTCCGCTAACGTGGGTTCATAAGCAATCGATACCTGGTGCTATGCAAATATTGGAAACACTTTTCGAATTGCTTTCACAAAACTATTTCAGTAATAACTCTAGCTTTATTGATACAATGAGAGAAGTATGGAAGCAAGGGCTCTTTGAAGCCATTCAAAAACTTTCAAGTAACGAATTTATTGATTTGACCAAGAAATTTGCAACTTATATGTGGAGAAAAATATATGACTC GAACGAGGAACACATTAAGGAAGTGATAGTGGATATAGCAGTCGATTTTGTTGAaattgtgattaataataaaatttatgagaaTGATGAACAGgcgaaagaaattattttaacgttCTTAATAGATGACGATATAATAACACGGATGACCGAAGTAACTGGCATAATTGTATATGGTGATGTATTATGTGGTAAATTATATGTATCGTCTCTCGATCAAAAGATACAAATTCATCAAGAGAGTATGTCGATCGAATTAACAAGTGGTACTGTAATTGACAATACTGAGAACTGTTTAAAGTGggcattatttaatataaatttactaaGTAATCTCTGCTTAATATCAATTAAGAAAGACAAAGAAAAGGAAGCTGACTATGAAAAAGTATTAATACACTACGTGAATTTACCGGGAGTTACAAATTTATTGATGaacattttatattcaattatcTTGGGACAAATTTATTCCTCTCATTACAAATCC ACAAAACATTACAATAATGTGAACAAAGTTTTGACAACCGTACAAGATAGTTTTAAGCAATTACAAACGTATATTAATGAAGATACAGTTACTGATATTATGAATCATATTAGACA GAATTGTTCAAACTACGGATGTATGTTATCGTATATATTATGTTTTTGTTGCAATGAGTTACACTTGGAGAAAGAACCTAAAGAATTGTTTGAAGATTATAATGTTAATGATATATTTGCTAAAAACACTGAAACGACATTACAAGGGTTACAG GTTTTGTCAAAATTTCAATGTCCTGAAGACATATTGGTATCAAGAGATGACGACGTGTATGATTTAATCGCAGCAAGAAATGTCTTTATCACTCAAGAAGATAATTCGAACTATTTAACCATTTTAGAAAAAGTAATATCTTACCGAAAAGAAAACCCTTCATTATTACTTCTCGATTg CGATATTTCACATGTTTCATGGGAAAAGTTAAGTTTACCATTAGAACTGATAAGATTATTGACAGTACTCATTAAAAAAGTACCTTCCAAATTAACTTATGAACATTGGAACTTTACTCTGATTTCATTAGTTATGTGGCAACTTACGGTCACTAAATCAAAACGGAATGCCGACGACTTTAAG GTATCTGCATTGACAGTGGCAGTTTGTCAGCTTTATCGTGCATTTCAGACTTTAATTAACAAACACGAACAAGAAGACAAAACAGATTTGCCACCAACATTATTGAACGAATGGAAACATGTTTTCGCTTCTGATATACAAAGCGGAATCATTCAATTTTGGATACATTATACGG ATTTGTACAACGAGAAAACAGTTTTGAAACATGTTGTACTGTTAGATCAGTTAGGGAGAGCCGTAAAAATGTTAAACGGAGacgtaattttcaaaaatcaatCAAGTATATCGTTAAAGGACTCCGTTAAGTtgtcattaaaattaattcaatctCCTGTAGCCAGTATACAGTTGGGCGCTTATCATGTATTAAAACATGCGGTGCCTGAACTTGTTCGTCAAGACAAAGTTATCGTAGAAACCGAAAACTTCGATCCACATACATTGAACATTAGGAAAATGGAAGATGTACTTCAAAGCACTCAGAATATCGTGAATACAATTTTGATGGACTTCAA ATTATGTGACACAGTCAGCTGTACCATTCAACCATACACAGACTCATATACATATACCGTAGGATACTTGTTAACTTGGGCTGTTATCCTGGAAATGTGTTCAAATGCTCATGGAGACTTACTTTACCAATATGCTGAAATACTCAA GGACAACTTTTTCCCCagtttgttaaataatatattcagaCTGATGCCGGTGGAGGTACTTCAAGATAATAAGAACAAGGGTGCAAAACTAGTAGAAATATTTTCTACCGAACCATCTCTTGATTTTGGAG AAAGTTGGACCGAATTGAGGTTAGATCACATAGTGTGCTGGCTGTACACAAACAGTTTAAGATATTTGCCAGTGTTGGTAAGGCAATGGTGGAGTACCGCTGACAGCAGAGTTAGTGTTGCAGTAGACAAAATCACAACCCATTATGTTAGCCCCATGCTTTGTGAAGAAGAACTGCTCAACAATAAATTGCAAAGCATTGAGAATATGCAAGTAAAGGTTCATCCGACGTTTCGCGAGGTTGTTGCTTTGTACCAGATGGATGATACTAAGTTGGAACTTAATATTGTTCTACCGTCGAATCATCCACTGGGACCAGTCACGGTTGAACCTGGCCAACACGCTGGTGGTACTGCAAATTGGCGAAATTGTCACATGCAGTTGTCCATATTCCTCACTCATCAA AATGGATCTGTGTGGGATGGGCTAGTATTATGGAAAAAGAACTTGGACAAGAAATTCGCTGGCGTGGAAGAATGTTACATTTGTTTCAGTATTTTTCATATCAACACGTACCAAATACCGAAATTATCTTGTCACACGTGCAGGAAAAAGTTCCATACTGCGTGTTTG TATAAATGGTTTAGCACAAGTCAGAAGTCCACATGTCCCATATGCAGAAACATATTCTAA